GAAATTTTAGAACAATGGCAATCAATTACTAAGAAAAAGAAAGTGAATATAACTGTTTTAGATTTCCCCTTATTAAACACAAAGAATAGCGATGACAATATCACAGGAAAACTAATATCCGATATCGTTTTGCAAGTTCTATCTTATGTGGCACAGTTTGAAAGAGAACAAATCAAACAAAGACAAATGGAAGGAATACGAGAAGCAAAGAAAAAAGGGAAAAAATTCGGTAGACCAAAATTGATTGCCCCGGATAATCTCCCTGATGTAATAGCTCAATATACCAAAAAAGAAATAACCTTACGAGAAGGTGCAGACATCTTAGGAGTATCAAAAAGCACCTTTCATAATTGGATAAAAAATTCATAGTTCCTGTCAAAAAACCTAGGATTTTTTGGACAGGAAATACACTTTATTTTAGAACTATTTTCGTTAGAAAAAAGGTTCTAAAATCCAGCATTTTGACCGATTATTAATACACTACCATTCTATCAAGTTTGTCCAAAAAAGTCTAGGTTTTTGGACAAACTGATTACTTTACAACAAATAAAAATAGGGAGTATTAAATGAATGCACAAACAAACTAAAAAATTCACACTTGCAACTATCTCAGCTCTATCACTTCTTGGCACTGGAGTCATCACAGCTAATCAAGTATCAGCTAGCGAGAAGACGAGTACTGAAAAACAAATAGAGGCAACAATTACAAAAGTTGAAATTGATTATTTTGGACTTAGCTTCGAAGGCAGACTTTCAGAGCCACTACAACACGGAGGTGATAAGGCTGCTAAGGGAAATGTTACTTTGATTGATAAAGCGACCGGAAAAATTGTGTACCAAAGTCACGATGCTGTCATTTTTAGTGACTTAACTAAAGATGTCAGTGATCAATTTTTACAACCTTTATTTTATAGCAATCAATTTAAAGGTGATATTTTTGTTTCAGAACAATTTCCAGATGGAACATATATTTTGGAGATGTCTGGAGAAGCTGGTTCGCCTTACGATGACTTAACTGATACAAGAAAACGTGTCTTTAAAGTTAGAAAAGATGTGACTATCGGAAATCCTTCTACAAATTCAAATACTAACACAACAACTCAATCAGGTTCGAATTCTAATATCTCAGGTAGTTGGCTACAATCTGGTTCTCGTTGGTGGTACAAACACGCCGACGGTTCCTATACAACTAATGGCTGGGAAAAAATCAATGGTGTTTGGTATCGTTTTGACAACTCTGGCTGGATGCAAACTGGCTGGGTAAAAGACGGTAGCTGGTACTATCTCGACGGTTCAGGTGCGATGAAGACAGGTTGGGTCAAAGATAACGGTAGCTGGTACTATCTTCAAGACTCAGGCGCTATGAAAACTGGCTGGATGAAGGTATCTGGTAAATGGTACTATGCTTATAGCTCTGGTGCACTAGCAATCAATACGACAACACCTGATGGCTACCGTGTCAATTACAACGGTGAGTGGGTCTAACATACAATAGAAATAGATTAAGGAGACAATTATATGAACAAAGTTATAAAAATTGAAGATGAAACAGTTTATGTTGGAAAAGGTGATAATGGCCAATTTACTGCAATTTCAAGAAAAAGTTTTGGTTTTGAACCACAAGTAGGTGATTACGTAGAATTTTATCAAAACGGTGATGAGTATATTGTTTCAAAAATAGATAACACATCTCCAGCTAGCTCTAGCCAACATTCAAATGGAGTGAGTGATAAATCTAAACTGGCCGCAGCCTTATTTGCCCTATTTTTAGGAGCACTTGGTGGATACGATTTTTACATCGGAAATTCCAAACAAGGATACAAGCGTATCGGTATAACTCTGCTAGCTTTCATTCCTATTTTATTGCCATTTGTTTTACTAGCAAATGCAATTTGGAATATTATAATTACTATTCAAGTTTTAACGTCCAAAACTGGTAGCAAATGGCACCAAGATGCTCAAGGTTTAGAATTGCAAGATTAAACATATGAAAAAATTATTTCTATTCAGTATTAGTATTTTAGCTATCTCTATTTTAACGGCTTGCCAACATCAGAGTGAAAATACTTCTGCA
This window of the Streptococcus sp. 116-D4 genome carries:
- a CDS encoding recombinase family protein, giving the protein MRYGYVRVSTKEQNIDRQFSALVENKLSKENIFIDYVSGKDFDRMEYQKLLATLKENDELVIKSIDRLGRNYDEILEQWQSITKKKKVNITVLDFPLLNTKNSDDNITGKLISDIVLQVLSYVAQFEREQIKQRQMEGIREAKKKGKKFGRPKLIAPDNLPDVIAQYTKKEITLREGADILGVSKSTFHNWIKNS
- a CDS encoding N-acetylmuramoyl-L-alanine amidase family protein, with the translated sequence MSALSLLGTGVITANQVSASEKTSTEKQIEATITKVEIDYFGLSFEGRLSEPLQHGGDKAAKGNVTLIDKATGKIVYQSHDAVIFSDLTKDVSDQFLQPLFYSNQFKGDIFVSEQFPDGTYILEMSGEAGSPYDDLTDTRKRVFKVRKDVTIGNPSTNSNTNTTTQSGSNSNISGSWLQSGSRWWYKHADGSYTTNGWEKINGVWYRFDNSGWMQTGWVKDGSWYYLDGSGAMKTGWVKDNGSWYYLQDSGAMKTGWMKVSGKWYYAYSSGALAINTTTPDGYRVNYNGEWV